The following coding sequences are from one Anguilla anguilla isolate fAngAng1 chromosome 12, fAngAng1.pri, whole genome shotgun sequence window:
- the ube4a gene encoding ubiquitin conjugation factor E4 A yields the protein MTDQGNNNQNISRNPFAALFSSLADAKQFASGQKQHQQPDPPSDASGDSQSDSDNSVSDSIDDNDDSVAEISRSFRSRQELCEQLNVNHMIQRIFLITLDNSDPSLKGGNGTPPRCVYLEEMAADLDGQDWLDMDNIEQALFNRLLLLEPGNHLIYMTSCSVANLSADRHAGEKCAVPYLYACYQRAKEEVTKVPEKLLSYAVRCKNLTVSNARTVLLTPEIYVSQNIYEQLLDLLLEGVSGAQLDEVVEFMEEVIAALLTDQEVRTFGEVMVPVLEILHGRMKDLDLCQLLLYSYLDILLYFTRQKDIAKVLVEYIQPKDPNSGLQYQKTLLGTALSVSCLLKTPGVVESHGFFLNPSRSSPQEMKVQESNIHQFMGQYHEKLYQILRNLLQQSGDTRHLLLTWLGGCLQANAGRAKIWANQMPEIFMQTYASDALFLNLGAALLKLCQPFCRPRSPKLLTFNPTYCALKDLSEEERRNRNVHARGLDKETCLIPAPPQHDVEFAQSYSLLTENLILTQLTLHLGFHRLHDQMVKMNQSLHRLQGSWRDAGHGGGVAAEQLREQFERLMTVYLSTKAAATQPGMLQGCLNLQASTAALLVQLSLNNQGPEHAQLSFPLPPLQHSLLCYVPEFFAENMGDFFIFLRRFADEVLESSADSLEQVLNFITVFMGNVDRMKNPHLRAKLAEVLEAVMPHLEPVSPGLTQPIMFQRHRVFCEYPHAPNLAEALITVFVDIEFTGDPHQFEQKFNYRRPMYPILKYMWGKDAYRQSIKHLAEDAAENLEAMNPPLFLRFLNLLMNDAIFLLDEAIQYLSKIKLLQLERDRGEWEGLAPDARREKESSLQMFGQLGRFHNIMSNETIGTLAFLTSEIKGLFVHPFLAERIISMLNYFLQHLVGPKMGALKVKDFSEFDFKPQQLVSDICTIYLHLGDEENFCATVPKDGRSYSPTLFSQTVRVLKKINKPGDMIVSFSLLADKIKSLADQQQQEEETYSDAPDEFLDPIMSTVMQDPVLLPSSHVTVDRSTIARHLLSDQTDPFNRSPLTMDQIRPNEDLKQRILQWLAERKQERLQMGPSG from the exons ATGACCGACCAGGGCAACAACAACCAGAACATCTCCCGAAACCCCTTTGCTGCACTCTTCAGCTCCCTCGCCGATGCCAAGCAGTTTGCTTCTGGCCAGAAACAACACCAGCAGCCAGACCCACCAT CGGATGCATCTGGGGACAGCCAGTCAGATTCAGACAATTCAGTGTCTGACAGCATTGATGACAATGACGACTCGGTGGCAGAGATTAGCCGCTCTTTCCGCTCACGGCAGGAGCTGTGCGAGCAGCTCAATGTCAACCACATGATCCAGCGGATATTCCTCATCACCCTGGACAACA gtgacCCCAGTCTGAAAGGAGGCAATGGAACCCCACCTCGTTGTGTGTACCTGGAGGAGATGGCAGCTGACCTTGATGGACAGGACTGGTTGGACATGGATAATATCGAGCAG GCCCTGTTcaacaggctgctgctgctggagccgGGTAACCACCTGATCTACATGACCTCCTGCAGCGTGGCTAACCTGTCCGCTGACCGGCACGCCGGGGAGAAGTGTGCGGTGCCGTACCTGTATGCATGCTACCAGAGAGCCAAGGAGGAG GTCACTAAAGTGCCCGAGAAGCTGTTGTCGTACGCCGTTCGCTGTAAGAACCTGACTGTGTCCAACGCTCGCACAGTCCTGCTTACCCCAGAGATCTACGTTAGTCAGAATATTTACGAGCAACTGCTGGACCTGCTGCTGGAAGGAGTCAGTGGAGCAC agctGGATGAAGTGGTGGAGTTTATGGAGGAGGTGATCGCCGCCCTGTTGACTGATCAGGAAGTGCGCACCTTTGGGGAGGTGATGGTGCCGGTGCTGGAAATCCTGCATGGCCGTATGAAGGACCTGGACCTGTGCCAGCTGCTGCTGTACTCCTACCTGGACATCCTGCTCTACTTCACCCGTCAGAAGGACATTGCCAAG GTGTTGGTGGAGTACATTCAGCCCAAGGACCCAAACAGTGGCCTGCAGTACCAGAAGACCCTTTTGGGGACAGCGCTGAGCGTCTCCTGCCTGCTGAAGACCCCTGGAGTGGTGGAGAGTCATGGCTTCTTCCTCAACCCCTCTCGCTCCAGTCCACAGGAAATGAAAGTCCAGGAGTCCAACATTCACCAG TTCATGGGGCAGTACCACGAGAAGCTGTACCAGATCCTGAGGAACCTCCTGCAGCAGTCCGGCGACACGCGCCACCTGCTGCTCACCTGGCTGGGCGGCTGCCTGCAGGCCAACGCCGGCCGCGCCAAGATCTGGGCCAACCAGATGCCCGAGATCTTCATGCAGACGTACGCGTCCGACGCCCTCTTCCTCAACCTGGGCGCCGCCCTGCTGAAGCTGTGCCAGCCCTTCTGtcgcccccgctcccccaagctgctgacctttaaccccaccTACTGCGCCCTGAAGGACCTGAGCGAGGAGGAGAGGCGTAACCGCAACGTGCACGCCAGAG GTTTGGATAAAGAGACCTGCCTGATTCCTGCCCCTCCTCAGCATGATGTAGAGTTTGCACAGTCTTACAGCCTCCTCACTGAGAACCTCATCCTTACCCAGCTCACTCTACACCTGGGCTTCCACAG actCCATGACCAGATGGTGAAGATGAACCAGTCCCTGCACAGGCTGCAGGGTTCGTGGCGGGACGCAGGGCACGGTGGGGGCGTGGCCGCCGAGCAACTGCGCGAGCAGTTCGAGCGCCTCATGACTGTCTACTTGTCGACCAAAGCGGCCGCCACCCAGCCGGGCATGCTGCAGGGCTGCCTCAACCTCCAGGCCTCCACCGCCGCCCTGCTGGTGCAGCTCAGCCTGAACAACCAGGGCCCCGAGCACGCCCAGCTGtcctttcccctccctcccctgcagcacagcctgctctgcTACGTTCCAG AGTTCTTTGCGGAGAACATGGGGGATTTCTTCATTTTCCTGCGGCGGTTTGCGGATGAGGTCTTGGAGTCCTCGGCTGATAGTCTGGAGCAGGTCCTTAACTTCATCACAGTGTTCATGGGAAACGTGGACAG GATGAAGAACCCACATTTGCGGGCCAAGCTGGCCGAGGTACTGGAAGCAGTGATGCCCCACCTGGAACCCGTGTCACCTGGCTTGACACAGCCAATCATGTTCCAGCGGCACAGGGTCTTCTGCGAATATCCCCACGCCCCTAACCTGGCTGAGGCTCTCATCACTGTGTTTGTGGACATCGAGTTCACTG GGGATCCCCACCAGTTTGAGCAGAAGTTTAACTACCGTCGGCCCATGTACCCAATTCTGAAATACATGTGGGGGAAGGATGCCTACAGACAGAGCATCAAG CATTTGGCTGAGGATGCAGCTGAGAATCTGGAGGCCATGAATCCGCCTCTCTTCCTGAGGTTCCTGAACCTGCTGATGAACGATGCCATCTTCCTGCTGGACGAGGCGATTCAG TACCTCAGTAAGATCAAGCTcctgcagctggagagagacCGCGgcgagtgggaggggcttgcaCCAGACGCCCGGCGCGAGAAGGAGTCCAGCCTGCAGATGTTTGGCCAGTTGGGGCGCTTCCACAACATTATGTCCAACGAAACGATAGGCACGCTGGCCTTCCTCACATCTG AGATTAAGGGGCTGTTTGTCCACCCCTTCCTGGCTGAGAGGATAATCTCCATGCTCAACTACTTCCTGCAGCATCTGGTGGGGCCCAAGATGGGTGCCCTGAAAGTGAAGGACTTCAGCGAGTTTGATTTTAAGCCTCAGCAGCTGGTCTCTGACATCTGCACCATCTACCTCCACCTGGG GGATGAGGAGAATTTCTGCGCCACTGTGCCAAAAGATGGCCGCTCCTACTCGCCCACCCTCTTCTCCCAGACCGTGCGTGTACTGAAGAAGATCAACAAGCCGGGAGACATGATTGTGTCCTTCAGTCTCCTGGCAGACAAGATCAAG TCCCTGGCagatcagcagcagcaggaagaggagacgTACTCGGACGCTCCAGACGAGTTCCTGGACCCGATCATGTCCACTGTGATGCAGGACCCCGTGCTCCTGCCATCCTCCCATGTCACTGTTGACCGCTCCACCATCGCACGCCACCTGCTCAG